Part of the Paenarthrobacter sp. JL.01a genome is shown below.
GCACCCTCGTCCACGCCTGAGCGGCTCGACATGACCGTCAAGGCGAGCCGGGGGTTCGTTTACGCCGTGTCCATCATGGGTGTTACCGGCACTCGGACTTCGGTCAGCAGCGCTGCCGAGGAAGTCGTGGCCCGTGCCCACGCGGCCGGTGCTGACCGGGTCTGTGTAGGCCTTGGCGTCTCCAACCCGGACCACGTCCGTGAGATCGCTGTGTACGCCGATGGAGTCATCGTGGGCACCGCCCTGGTGGCGGCCCTCCGCGATGGCGGTGTGGACGCCGTCGGGCAACTGACCAAGAACCTCAGCGCCGGCCTGGGCCGCGCCGCTGCAGAAGCCTAGGAAAAGGAAACAGCGAAGCGCATGCAGACAGTCCTCCACGCAGCGGCCATGGTCCCACTGAGTATTCCGAGCCCGTCCTGGTCGGGTTTCGACATTCCGCTGCCGTGGGGGACTTTGCGTATCCACGCCTATGCCCTCTGCATCCTGGCAGGCATCATTGTTGGCCTGTGGCTGACCTCGGCGCGATGGAAGCGGCGCGGCGCTCCGGAAGGTAGCCTGTGGGACATCGCCATCTGGGCCATTCCGTTCGGCATCATAGGCGGCCGTCTTTACCACGTCATTTCATCGCCCGACGCTTACTTCGGGCCCGGCTTTGACGGCACGGGAGACCTCTCGCTGATCCCACAGATCCAGCGCGGCGGACTCGGCATCTGGGGCGCCGTGGTCCTTGGTGCGGTGGGCGCCTGGATCGGGTGCCGCCGTGCCGGAGTCAAGCTGACGGCATTCCTGGACGCAGCTGCTCCCGGCCTGCTCCTGGCCCAGGCCATCGGCCGGCTGGGGAACTGGTTCAACCAGGAACTCTTTGGCGCTCCCACAACGTTGCCGTGGGGCCTTGAGATTGATCCGTCCAACGCAAACTTTCCACCAGGGATGGCAGCGGACACGCTGTTCCACCCGACGTTCCTCTACGAAATGCTGTGGAACCTAGCGGGCGTGGCCATCCTCTTGCTGCTGGATAAGAAGTTCTCGTTCCGTCGTGGCCGCCTGTTCTGGCTCTACGCCATGTACTACACACTGGGTCGGGTCTGGATCGAGGCACTGCGCATCGACGACGCCGAGCAGATCACAATCTTTGGCATCACCACCCGCCTCAACGTGTGGACCAGCATCTTCGTCTTCGTGGCAGCCCTGGTCATCTTCCTGGTGTTGGGTCTGCGAGGCCGGCCTGTGCCGGATACCCCTTATTTGGCGGGGCGGAAGCCGGATAAGGACGTTTCCGGCGAGCCTTCAGCGGTGACGAGCGTCACCAGTCATGATGTGGACGCATCTGTCTCAGATAGTGGTTCACGTGATAATCTCCCTGATAACCACAGTGATCCGGACAACGTTGACGGGCCGCGGGACGCATCAGAGAAGACCGTTCAAGACACCACGTCTGCCATGGACACATCAGCTGCTGCCACCGCCGCACGGAAAGCACCCGGATCCTCGCCTAGGGCAGACGACACCAAGTAGTCGCCGTAGGTAAAGGGGCAACAGAGTCACCGCTCGTAGGGCCCAGTCCACAGCGTCGTGGCACCCCGGAAACCGGATCGCAGCATACCGATGTTCACTGGTCAAGCCGGGGCCAGAGGTCTGCGTAACTGTTAGTTGCGCTGGATCGGCTGGCCTACAATTCCAATAACTAGCGCTTTGTTGTGCCCGTCACAGGGCAGGCAAGGTGGGGCCAACGTTGTCCCTTCCATACGCACGATCTCGAGGAAGGACGTCTCCCATGACCCATCTTCATAACCCCGGCTGGTCCGAAAATATCGAACCGCAGGGTGCCATGTCTCCGTTCAAGCGTTTCGCTGCGCTCCCGGAGGCCCAGGGTCTTTACAACCCTGATAAGGAGAAGGACGCCTGCGGCCTGGCCATTATTGCCACGCTCCGCGGGGAACCGGGATACGACATCGTGGAGGCGGCCCTGACCGCCCTCCGCAATCTCGAACACCGCGGCGCCGTAGGCGCCGACGAAGGAACCGGCGACGGCGCGGGTCTGCTCATGCAGGTCCCCGACGAGTTTTTCCGGGCCGTCACCGAATTCGAACTGCCCGCACCCGGCCAGTACGTCGTCGGTACCGCCTTCCTGCCTGCTGAAGCCCGTGAAGCGGCAACGGCGAAGGCCGGCATTGAGGCACTGGCTGCCGATGAAGGCCTGACGGTCCTTGGCTGGCGCGAGGTTCCCGTAGTGGCAGACCTCGTCGGTGCCATGGCGCGTGCGTGCATGCCCTACTTCTCGCAGCCGTTCTTCGCTGCCGCCAACGGCGAGCAGCTTGAGCACAACGAACTGGACTCCCGCGCCTGGCGGATCCGCAAGCGCGCCCAGAACAAGTTCGGCGTCTACTTCCCGTCGCTGTCCTCCCGCACCATCGTGTACAAGGGCATGCTCACCACGGCCCAGCTGGAGCCGTTCTACCCGGACCTTTCGGACAAGCGCTTCAAGACCAAGCTCGCTATTGTCCACTCGCGCTTCTCCACCAACACCTTCCCGTCCTGGCCGCTGGCCCAGCCGTTCCGCACCATCGCGCACAACGGTGAAATCAACACGGTCAAGGGCAACCGCAACTGGATGCGCGCACGCCAGTCCCAGCTGGCAAGCCCCCTCCTGGGTGACACCCCGGAAGAGCTGTACCCCATCTGCACCCCGGGTGCCTCTGACTCCGCTTCCTTCGATGAGGTGGCCGAGCTCCTGTGGCTCTCGGGCCGCCCCATCACGCACTCCATCATGATGATGATCCCGGAGGCGTGGGAGAACCACGCCACCATGGATCCGGCACGCCGTGCCTTCTACGAGTACCACTCCCTCCTCATGGAGCCCTGGGACGGTCCTGCAGCCGTGTCCTTCACCGACGGCAGCCTCGTTGGCGCCACGCTGGACCGCAACGGCCTGCGCCCGGGACGCTACTGGATCACTGAAGACGGCCTGATCATCTTTGCCTCCGAGGTTGGCGTGATCGAGGTCGAGCCCTCCAACGTGGTCAAGAAGGGCCGCGTTGCCCCCGGCAAGATGTTCCTGGTGGACACCGAGGCCGGCCGCATCATCGACGACGCCGAGGTCAAGGCCGAGGTCGCAGCGGCCAACCCGTGGGCCGAATGGCTCAAGGACAACCTGATCGACATCAACGAGCTTCCCGAGCGTGAGCACGTGCTCCACACGGCAGCCTCGGTGAACATCCGCCAGCGGACCTTCGGCTACACCACCGAAGAGTTGAAGATCCTGCTTGGACCGATGGCCCGTACCGGCGCTGAGCCGCTGGGCGCCATGGGTTCGGACACTCCCGTCGCCGTGCTCTCCAAGCGCCCGCGGTTGCTGTTCGACTACTTCGTGCAGTCCTTCGCCCAGGTCACCAACCCGCCGCTGGATGCCATCCGCGAAGAGTTGGTCACCTCCCTGAAGTGCGCCATTGGCCCTAACGGCAACCTCCTGGATGGCAAGCAGGTCCGCCAGCCGCAGATCTCCCTGCCGTTCCCCGTGATCAACAACGACCAGCTCGCAAAGATCGCGAACATTGAAAGCCCCGACGGCGACCGCATCGCCATGAAGGTCCGCGGCCTTTACCGCCCTGAGGGCGGAGAAGCGGCGCTGCGCGCCCGCTTGACGGAGATCTGCGAGCAGGTTTCCGGTGCGATCAACCGTGGCGTGCAGTACGTCGTGCTGTCGGACCGTGACTCCAATGCCCAGTGGGCACCGATTCCTTCGCTCCTGCTGGTCAGCGCTGTTCACCACCACCTGCTTCGCAGTGCCAACCGCACCAAGACTGCGTTGGTGGTCGAAGCCGGCGACGTCCGTGAGACGCACCATGTTGCCGTGCTCATCGGCTACGGCGCTTCGGCGGTCAACCCGTACCTGGCCATGGAATCGGTGGAACAGCTGATCTCCAACGGCGATGTCACGGGAGTGACTGCCGAAGACGGCGTCTACAACCTCATCAAGGGCCTGGGCAAGGGTGTCCTGAAGATCATGTCCAAAATGGGCATCTCCACCGTGGCTTCCTACACGGGTGCCCAAACGTTCGAGGCTCTGGGCCTGTCCCAGGAACTCGTGGATGAATTCTTCTCCGGCACGCACTCCCAGCTCGGTGGCGTCGGCCTCGACGTCATCGCCGCCGAAGTTTCGGCCCGTCACCAGATGGCTTACCCCGAGGGTGGCATCGAGCACCCGCACCAGCCGCTGCTCGGCGGCGGTGAGTACCAGTGGCGCCGCGACGGTGAACCGCACCTCTTCAACCCGGAGACGGTATTCCGTTTGCAGCACGCGACACGCGAACGCCGTTACGACATCTTCAAGGCCTACACAAAGGGCGTCGATGACCAGTCCGAGAACCTGATGACCCTGCGTGGGCTCCTCAAGTTCAAAGACGGCGTCCGCCCGGCTGTTCCGCTGGAAGAAGTCGAACCCGTTTCCAGCATCGTGAAGCGTTTCTCCACCGGAGCCATGAGCTACGGCTCCATCTCCAAGGAAGCGCACGAAACCCTCGCCATCGCCATGAACCGTTTGGGCGCCAAGTCCAACACCGGCGAAGGCGGCGAGGACGTCGACCGCCTCCTGGATCCCGAGCGCCGCTCTGCCATCAAGCAGATCGCTTCCGGCCGTTTTGGTGTCACGAGCCTCTACCTCACCAATGCCGACGACATCCAGATCAAGATGGCACAGGGCGCCAAGCCCGGTGAAGGTGGCCAGTTGATGGCGCAGAAGGTCTACCCCTGGGTGGCCCGGACCCGTCACTCGACCCCCGGTGTCGGTCTGATTTCCCCGCCGCCGCACCACGACATCTACTCGATCGAAGACCTCGCGCAGCTCATCTACGATGCCAAGCGCGCCAACCCTTCGGCCCGGGTGCACGTGAAGCTGGTTTCGGAAGTCGGGATCGGCACCGTGGCCTCCGGCGTGACCAAGGCGAAGGCCGACGTCGTGCTGGTTTCAGGTCACGACGGCGGTACCGGCGCCTCGCCGCTGAACTCGCTCAAGCACGCGGGTGTGCCGTGGGAGCTCGGCCTGGCCGAGACCCAGCAGACCCTGATGCTCAACGGCCTCCGCGACCGCGTGGTGGTCCAGGTCGATGGCCAGCTCAAGACCGGACGTGACGTTGTCATCGCTGCCTTGCTCGGCGGCGAGGAGTTTGGCTTCGCGACAGCTCCGCTGGTGGTTGAGGGCTGCATCATGATGCGCGTTTGTCACCTGGACACCTGCCCGGTTGGCGTGGCCACGCAGAACCCCGAGCTGCGTGCACGCTTCACCGGCAAGCCCGAGTTCGTGGTCAACTTCTTCGAGTTCCTCGCAGAGGAAGTCCGCGAAATCCTCGCAGAGCTTGGATTCCGCAGCATCGAAGAGGCTATCGGCCACGCCGAGGTGTTGGACACCCGGGACGCCATCAATCACTGGAAGGCCGAAGGCCTAGATCTCGATCCCATCCTGCACGGGCTGGAGTTCGACGACGACGTGCCGCTGCGCAACATGACCGGCCAGAACCACGAGCTGGACAAGCACTTTGACCAGCGACTGATCACCATGGCCCAGGAAGCGCTCAGCGACCGTATGCCCGTCAAGATCACCCTGGACGTCATCAACACGGACCGTTCCGTGGGCACGATGCTCGGCCACGTGGTGACCAAGACCTTCGGTACCGACGTACTGGCCACGGACACGATTGATGTGACCCTGAACGGAACCGCCGGCCAGTCCCTTGGCGCCTTCCTGCCTGCGGGCATCACGCTGCGCATGTTCGGTGACTCCAACGACTACGTGGGCAAGGGCCTGTCCGGCGGGCGCATCATCGTCCGTCCGGACCGTACCAACGTGTTCCAGGCAGAACGCAACGTCATCGCCGGCAACGTCATCGGCTACGGTGCCACCAGCGGCGAGATGTTCCTGCGAGGCCAGGTTGGCGAACGCTTCCTTGTCCGCAACTCCGGTGCGACCGCCGTCGTCGAAGGCATTGGCGATCACGGTTGCGAGTACATGACCGGTGGCCAGACGCTGATCATCGGCCGTACCGGCCGTAACTTCGGCGCCGGCATGTCCGGTGGTACCGCCTACGTTCTGGACCTGCAGCCTGAGCGCGTCAACAAGCTCGCCCTCGATTCCGGCGAACTCCAGCTCCTGGAGCTCGACGCCGAGGACCGCGACATTGTCCACGGCCTCCTCACCAAGCACCTTGAGGAAACCGAATCCGTCCTGGCCGGCCGTCTGCTCGAAAACTTCGACGACACCGCCGCCCGCATCACCAAGGTACTGCCGCGCGATTACGCCGCAGTCCTGCAAACCCGCCTCGACGCCATCGAAGAGGGCCTTGACCCCGATGGCGAAGAAGTATGGTCTCGAATCCTGGAGGTAACCGGTGGCTGATCCACGCGGATTTCTGAAAGTCCGGCAGCGCGAGACGCAGCCACGCCGTCCCGTTCCCGTCCGCATCATGGACTGGAAGGAAGTGTACGAAGCACAGGAAAAGGGTGTCCTGAAAAGCCAGGCCGGCCGCTGCATGGACTGTGGCGTTCCGTTCTGTCACCAGGGCTGTCCGCTGGGCAACCTCATTCCTGAGTGGAACGACCTCGTATGGCGGGACAAGGGTGAAGAAGCGATCGAGCGTCTTCACGCGACGAACAACTTCCCTGAGTGGACCGGTCGTCTGTGCCCGGCCCCTTGTGAAGCATCCTGTGTGCTGGGCATCAACCAGCCTGCCGTGACCATCAAGCAGGTCGAGGTCTCCATCATCGACCAGGCGTTCGACAACGACTGGGTCCAGCCCCTTCCGCCGACGCGCCTCACCGGCAAGACAGTTGCCGTGGTTGGTTCCGGTCCCGCCGGCCTGGCCGTCGCGCAGCAGCTGACCCGCGTTGGGCACACCGTCGCGGTGTACGAGCGCGACGACAAGATCGGTGGCCTGCTCCGTTACGGCATTCCCGACTTCAAAATGGAGAAGGAACAGGTTGACCGCCGCCTTGAGCAGATGAAGACCGAAGGCACCCGCTTCCGGACCGGTGTCGCCGTGGGAACCGACGTCACGTGGGAGCAGCTTCGCCGCCGTTACGACGCCGTTGTTGTCGCCACCGGGGCCACCGTCCCGCGCGACCTGCCGATCCCGGGCCGCGATCTTGACGGCGTGCACTTCGCCATGGAGTACCTGGTCCCGGCAAACCGCGTCGTCGCGGGGGAGAGCCCCGAGAACCACATCGACGCCCGCGGCAAGCACGTCGTCATCCTCGGTGGTGGCGATACCGGTGCTGACTGCATCGGCACCGCCCACCGCCACCAGGCAGCCTCGGTGACAACTCTCGCGATCGGCAAGCAGCCGCCGTCGGAACGTGCCGCGCACCAGCCGTGGCCGACCTTCCCCACGTTGTTCGAAATGGCCAGTGCCCACGAAGAAGGCGGCGAACGCACCTACCTTGCGTCCACTGTCGAGTTCGTGGGGGAGAACGGCAAGCTCACCGGCGTCAAAGTTGCTGAAACAGAGTTTGTGGATGGCAAGCGCCTGCCCAAGGCGGGTACGGAGCGGATTATTCCGGCTGACCTGGTCTTCCTGAGCCTCGGCTTTACCGGCGCTGAGCCGGCGGGGATCACGGAACAGGTCAGCGCAGAATTCGACGGTCGGGGCAACGTGGCCCGCGACGGCTACTACATGACAAACACTGAGGGAGTGTTTGTCGCCGGCGATGCCGGACGTGGCCAGTCTCTGATTGTGTGGGCCATTGCGGAAGGCCGTGCATGTGCGGCCGCAGTGGACAAGTTCCTGATGGGAAGCACTATTCTCCCGGCACCGGTCGCCCCCACCGACCGTGCGATAGCGGTCTTATAGCGCCGGCAGGAACTGATCTTTTACTCAATCAGCATGAACTACTTAGGGTAGGTATATGAGACGCGCGAAAATTGTGGCAACTTTCGGCCCGGCTATCTCCAGCTTCGACAACACCCTCGCGGTGCTGGAGGCCGGCGTCGACGTTGCTCGCATGAATATGAGCCACGGAGACTACTCCGTGCACGACAACACCTACGAGAACGTCCGCAAGGCTGCGGCGCAACTGGGCAAGCCCGTAGCCATCATGGCCGACCTCCAGGGCCCCAAGATCCGTCTTGGCCGCTTTGTTGACGGTCCCCACGAGTTGGC
Proteins encoded:
- the gltB gene encoding glutamate synthase large subunit, whose amino-acid sequence is MTHLHNPGWSENIEPQGAMSPFKRFAALPEAQGLYNPDKEKDACGLAIIATLRGEPGYDIVEAALTALRNLEHRGAVGADEGTGDGAGLLMQVPDEFFRAVTEFELPAPGQYVVGTAFLPAEAREAATAKAGIEALAADEGLTVLGWREVPVVADLVGAMARACMPYFSQPFFAAANGEQLEHNELDSRAWRIRKRAQNKFGVYFPSLSSRTIVYKGMLTTAQLEPFYPDLSDKRFKTKLAIVHSRFSTNTFPSWPLAQPFRTIAHNGEINTVKGNRNWMRARQSQLASPLLGDTPEELYPICTPGASDSASFDEVAELLWLSGRPITHSIMMMIPEAWENHATMDPARRAFYEYHSLLMEPWDGPAAVSFTDGSLVGATLDRNGLRPGRYWITEDGLIIFASEVGVIEVEPSNVVKKGRVAPGKMFLVDTEAGRIIDDAEVKAEVAAANPWAEWLKDNLIDINELPEREHVLHTAASVNIRQRTFGYTTEELKILLGPMARTGAEPLGAMGSDTPVAVLSKRPRLLFDYFVQSFAQVTNPPLDAIREELVTSLKCAIGPNGNLLDGKQVRQPQISLPFPVINNDQLAKIANIESPDGDRIAMKVRGLYRPEGGEAALRARLTEICEQVSGAINRGVQYVVLSDRDSNAQWAPIPSLLLVSAVHHHLLRSANRTKTALVVEAGDVRETHHVAVLIGYGASAVNPYLAMESVEQLISNGDVTGVTAEDGVYNLIKGLGKGVLKIMSKMGISTVASYTGAQTFEALGLSQELVDEFFSGTHSQLGGVGLDVIAAEVSARHQMAYPEGGIEHPHQPLLGGGEYQWRRDGEPHLFNPETVFRLQHATRERRYDIFKAYTKGVDDQSENLMTLRGLLKFKDGVRPAVPLEEVEPVSSIVKRFSTGAMSYGSISKEAHETLAIAMNRLGAKSNTGEGGEDVDRLLDPERRSAIKQIASGRFGVTSLYLTNADDIQIKMAQGAKPGEGGQLMAQKVYPWVARTRHSTPGVGLISPPPHHDIYSIEDLAQLIYDAKRANPSARVHVKLVSEVGIGTVASGVTKAKADVVLVSGHDGGTGASPLNSLKHAGVPWELGLAETQQTLMLNGLRDRVVVQVDGQLKTGRDVVIAALLGGEEFGFATAPLVVEGCIMMRVCHLDTCPVGVATQNPELRARFTGKPEFVVNFFEFLAEEVREILAELGFRSIEEAIGHAEVLDTRDAINHWKAEGLDLDPILHGLEFDDDVPLRNMTGQNHELDKHFDQRLITMAQEALSDRMPVKITLDVINTDRSVGTMLGHVVTKTFGTDVLATDTIDVTLNGTAGQSLGAFLPAGITLRMFGDSNDYVGKGLSGGRIIVRPDRTNVFQAERNVIAGNVIGYGATSGEMFLRGQVGERFLVRNSGATAVVEGIGDHGCEYMTGGQTLIIGRTGRNFGAGMSGGTAYVLDLQPERVNKLALDSGELQLLELDAEDRDIVHGLLTKHLEETESVLAGRLLENFDDTAARITKVLPRDYAAVLQTRLDAIEEGLDPDGEEVWSRILEVTGG
- the lgt gene encoding prolipoprotein diacylglyceryl transferase; translated protein: MQTVLHAAAMVPLSIPSPSWSGFDIPLPWGTLRIHAYALCILAGIIVGLWLTSARWKRRGAPEGSLWDIAIWAIPFGIIGGRLYHVISSPDAYFGPGFDGTGDLSLIPQIQRGGLGIWGAVVLGAVGAWIGCRRAGVKLTAFLDAAAPGLLLAQAIGRLGNWFNQELFGAPTTLPWGLEIDPSNANFPPGMAADTLFHPTFLYEMLWNLAGVAILLLLDKKFSFRRGRLFWLYAMYYTLGRVWIEALRIDDAEQITIFGITTRLNVWTSIFVFVAALVIFLVLGLRGRPVPDTPYLAGRKPDKDVSGEPSAVTSVTSHDVDASVSDSGSRDNLPDNHSDPDNVDGPRDASEKTVQDTTSAMDTSAAATAARKAPGSSPRADDTK
- a CDS encoding glutamate synthase subunit beta, giving the protein MADPRGFLKVRQRETQPRRPVPVRIMDWKEVYEAQEKGVLKSQAGRCMDCGVPFCHQGCPLGNLIPEWNDLVWRDKGEEAIERLHATNNFPEWTGRLCPAPCEASCVLGINQPAVTIKQVEVSIIDQAFDNDWVQPLPPTRLTGKTVAVVGSGPAGLAVAQQLTRVGHTVAVYERDDKIGGLLRYGIPDFKMEKEQVDRRLEQMKTEGTRFRTGVAVGTDVTWEQLRRRYDAVVVATGATVPRDLPIPGRDLDGVHFAMEYLVPANRVVAGESPENHIDARGKHVVILGGGDTGADCIGTAHRHQAASVTTLAIGKQPPSERAAHQPWPTFPTLFEMASAHEEGGERTYLASTVEFVGENGKLTGVKVAETEFVDGKRLPKAGTERIIPADLVFLSLGFTGAEPAGITEQVSAEFDGRGNVARDGYYMTNTEGVFVAGDAGRGQSLIVWAIAEGRACAAAVDKFLMGSTILPAPVAPTDRAIAVL